A DNA window from Thermincola ferriacetica contains the following coding sequences:
- a CDS encoding O-antigen ligase family protein → MGYFLNIQTEKPILKALTSAGNVILLMTFIGTQSRGAMLIFPVAVIIWLLGLKKRYRHQGWFTVAINLVISLIFSILFFAENQLGAITSVVLLFIGITAGFSAPYLLEKYKERYAGLLQNKKKALQALGLMGVILIAVVLFTQLDARGIFARFTSEGGISSSRNLIEREYFYKDALKIVSDYPLLGVGGGGWESIYHKYQSYWYLTRHVHNYYLQTIVETGVVGLAGVLILFAGLAAATYRTINVKELSEGYYLLFWSLVCILLPLLIHNVIDVNMAFGSIALTFWTLIAFLRGVSYEFLGFKRPNNMALAKSVTVFLGVGALAVSIISVLVLTGINLDNKATRLVNKKDFVGAEKQLIRARSVDPLSAINAAHLAQVNYVLAGINGVDLPRLQKALTYINEATRLDKGNTELLTIKANIIFDIGDYEKGLQVLEEAIGLAPWNSELYERIAYFYLEGGKYYLNGGDKQKAEKFFKQVIAIPDRIKSQKAKLTPEIQKLWVNGPVIDINQQVQEYVKEAQALFIKLTVPKTNKPKKKEF, encoded by the coding sequence TTGGGATACTTTTTAAACATCCAAACAGAGAAACCCATTTTAAAGGCCTTAACCAGTGCAGGAAATGTAATTCTTTTAATGACATTTATTGGTACCCAGTCCCGAGGCGCGATGCTCATTTTTCCTGTGGCTGTAATTATCTGGTTGTTGGGTCTAAAAAAGAGGTATCGTCACCAGGGCTGGTTCACTGTAGCTATCAATTTAGTTATTTCCCTAATCTTTAGCATATTATTCTTTGCGGAAAACCAATTAGGTGCAATAACTTCGGTGGTATTGCTGTTTATAGGGATAACTGCGGGCTTTTCGGCACCGTACTTGCTCGAAAAATATAAAGAAAGGTATGCAGGACTACTTCAAAATAAAAAGAAAGCGCTCCAAGCTTTAGGCCTAATGGGGGTTATTTTAATTGCTGTGGTTCTTTTCACACAATTGGATGCCAGAGGAATTTTTGCTAGGTTTACATCTGAAGGGGGCATATCAAGCAGCCGCAACTTAATTGAGAGAGAATACTTCTATAAAGACGCTCTGAAAATAGTTAGCGATTATCCATTACTCGGCGTTGGTGGAGGCGGGTGGGAGAGCATTTATCATAAATACCAAAGTTATTGGTACTTGACTAGACATGTGCACAATTATTATTTACAAACCATAGTAGAAACCGGCGTAGTTGGATTGGCAGGAGTCTTAATTCTTTTTGCGGGACTGGCTGCTGCCACTTACCGAACAATAAATGTGAAGGAACTGTCGGAAGGCTATTATCTGTTATTTTGGAGTCTGGTCTGCATTTTGTTGCCGCTTCTTATTCATAATGTTATTGATGTTAATATGGCCTTTGGATCTATAGCCTTAACATTTTGGACACTAATCGCATTTTTGCGCGGTGTGAGTTACGAATTTTTAGGTTTTAAAAGGCCTAATAACATGGCACTGGCAAAATCGGTTACGGTTTTTCTGGGTGTGGGGGCACTGGCTGTTTCCATAATAAGCGTTCTGGTTTTGACCGGGATTAATCTAGACAATAAGGCAACTAGATTGGTAAATAAAAAAGATTTTGTTGGCGCGGAAAAACAGTTAATAAGGGCCAGAAGTGTAGATCCACTCTCGGCAATAAATGCTGCTCATTTGGCTCAGGTTAACTATGTCTTAGCAGGTATAAATGGTGTTGACTTACCACGGTTACAAAAAGCATTAACTTATATAAACGAAGCTACCAGACTAGACAAAGGTAATACGGAACTATTGACTATAAAAGCAAATATAATTTTTGATATTGGAGACTATGAAAAAGGATTACAGGTTCTGGAAGAGGCCATCGGACTGGCCCCTTGGAACAGCGAATTATATGAGCGTATAGCCTATTTTTATCTGGAGGGAGGCAAATACTACCTTAATGGAGGAGATAAACAAAAAGCAGAAAAATTTTTCAAACAGGTAATTGCAATACCTGATAGGATAAAAAGTCAAAAGGCAAAGTTGACCCCGGAGATACAAAAACTCTGGGTAAACGGACCGGTCATCGATATTAATCAGCAGGTCCAAGAGTACGTCAAAGAGGCCCAGGCTCTTTTTATAAAATTGACGGTACCAAAAACTAACAAGCCAAAAAAGAAGGAATTTTAA